From one Anguilla rostrata isolate EN2019 chromosome 12, ASM1855537v3, whole genome shotgun sequence genomic stretch:
- the sphkap gene encoding A-kinase anchor protein SPHKAP isoform X2: protein MAGAKCLLKMPSNFQPSAMFEISDSTDTEEVNTETAVGSSITACKKVLCSNSVLDSTEFWLQNDKTLCKIGFLEDKCEGSCTTVCFVNLDQGSLDHHDDSHIKKLASVSPDLPKLINSLNMRQSKENEILLLGGIEVSNTLPPESTHHQGQRTADVCLVQCVRGQSLTQPSSIIYQINKFLIGLESGQEQQPHGRSVGQRGEDDTNRSVSSIEEDFLTASEYLGDDSEEDPFRNDADCGDAVTEPPEEGARSSVPRGLRVRLSKRDGSEDSEVTICAASETPPGSCPFGTNPQRVSHGRQPSPLSKQESAGHYATNLAESVLQDAFIRLSQDSPSFSTEAAVSVSAGTHTEDLPHARTRSFELPKIVIVQSPDNCEGVADWPGSVSSNTTTEQDAPHQPPGFEPCPLLQPGHSPKAVELALACAANVIGTISSPQVTEQLALEREPEEEEEEAESREDSTGEDYSVSSAVCSMAQMVGAVAVVDLAGEEDESQGSYPPGETYSPSVGLLSAAQASTAITLHSDIAEGTSIQPFCTSVARVLLNEASAVLSQSGECKSISDFLKSTQYKIVEAITHQKKPSVDEIDVDDSTHMVADSIFKHALEKAMKRKELEAPGKDVPDIQGFLLESINNLLFDVLSITSKKISDISKCDKGSLVTRETEVHSKDCEAAIKPSRETLSQLQNLTAFSHPENCEHQNSLLHCTGKPLSFSGKNKEESVLEEEDKTGSLCSPNDNDQQKVSLMTGTTSPIKEGPDFQFQPCKSNRSPNSTDPKYPPTELSTQIDSSASIDRLKGRAVRENESKSSVLTPQQSLSSSGPVVTSKTEEEFGSPVSCFADDLASTVVSMATELAAICLENSSGKQPWFCALKGGSGVGPEGYLLPCRPSIRRKEVQSSTVVTKKHRPPRLSEIKRKTEEQPELMERLVNRVMDESVNPDEPPDPFAAFASEVTAKIMSCTEFNVVDTSKAGQPRNRLQCERWSRGKAASYESIPEEELDASNLAKTLGLGARLGQNLSRGSSISKQSSCESITDEFSRFMVNQMESEGRGFDLLLDYYAGKNASSILNSAVQQVVSRKNGHLNVRSTCVSKQSSTESITEEFYRFMLRDMDKENRDYSMTKTKEWSNSLLPPSPRSPFCIRQSSMPDRRSSDSRLTVNSPIKANSFDGFARNVRGDTLNIYPASSVSAAGLCKSDSCLYQRGQTDQITDMLIHETWSNSIESLMRKNKIIADPEDSEDLEGLGDSQPHVELFANRLAADIVESGKSVLGGQLEGTVERKSLPVGERRRGFKQSRPGSGKSRSSQDPLTSTWGSDSVCMTPPRVHREVPLIHIEGDQRDELTERAEKTQSHPGETVPVIPPQRSMERAPVRHSSSESEGTAVCTLGGQEELSLSAGSEESTGSWSQIAPDDDPQEETSSFIQLSEGNGNSSASSLGVADMEAFSEMPPSRLISETTEKKRSLKGSLENVDEGISGLSVGGSSSHRELLVVNCDLEPEGVDSELRATLQWIAASQLGMPVVYFRRSEERQMEKFLEVVHFVNLKSWRVRELFSAVVQYCNLQEEGGGHFVCSLFDWLLKTH, encoded by the exons AAACTGGCCTCTGTTTCTCCTGATCTGCCCAAACTTATCAACTCTCTGAACATGCGACAGTCAAAAGAGAATGAGATCCTGCTCCTGGGTGGCATTGAGGTCAGCAATACTCTTCCACCAGAGTCCACCCACCATCAG GGTCAGCGTACAGCGGACGTGTGTCTGGTACAGTGTGTAAGGGGTCAGTCACTCACCCAGCCCAGCAGCATCATATACCAGATCAACAAATTTCTGATTGGCCTGGAGTCGGGCCAGGAGCAGCAGCCACACGGCCGCTCCGTGGGACAGCGAGGTGAAGATGACACTAACCGCTCGGTCTCCTCCATCGAGGAGGACTTTCTCACCGCTTCCGAGTACCTGGGAGATGACAGCGAGGAGGACCCGTTCCGAAATG ATGCTGACTGTGGGGATGCTGTCACTGAGCCCCCTGAGGAGGGCGCACGCAGTAGCGTGCCGCGAGGTCTGAGGGTACGCCTAAGTAAGCGGGACGGGAGTGAGGACTCAGAGGTGACCATATGTGCCGCATCAGAAACGCCCCCGGGGTCCTGTCCATTTGGGACCAACCCACAGAGAGTCAGCCATGGCAGACAGCCCAGCCCCCTCAGCAAACAGGAGTCTGCTGGCCACTATGCCACCAACCTGGCAGAATCCGTCCTGCAGGATGCTTTCATCCGCCTGTCCCAGGACTCACCTTCCTTCAGCACAGAGGCGGCTGTAAGCGTGTCTGCAGGCACCCACACGGAAGACCTCCCGCATGCACGCACTCGGTCCTTCGAGCTTCCTAAAATTGTCATAGTGCAGAGTCCTGATAACTGTGAAGGGGTGGCAGATTGGCCTGGGAGCGTGTCCTCAAATACCACGACAGAGCAAGATGCCCCTCACCAGCCCCCTGGGTTTGAGCCCTGCCCCCTGCTTCAACCTGGACATTCTCCCAAAGCTGTGGAACTGGCTCTGGCATGTGCAGCTAATGTGATTGGGACAATCTCCAGCCCCCAGGTTACAGAGCAGCTAGCActggagagagagccagaggaggaggaggaggaggctgaaaGTAGGGAGGACTCAACTGGCGAGGACTACTCCGTCTCCTCTGCAGTGTGTAGCATGGCGCAGATGGTGGGCGCAGTTGCTGTGGTGGATCTTGCTGGGGAGGAAGATGAGTCCCAAGGGTCATATCCTCCAGGTGAGACCTATTCCCCATCAGTTGGACTCCTGTCTGCAGCACAGGCTTCTACTGCCATCACTCTTCACAGCGACATTGCAGAGGGAACCAGCATCCAGCCGTTTTGTACCAGCGTCGCTCGGGTTCTCCTCAATGAGGCGTCAGCagttctctctcagtctgggGAGTGTAAGAGCATTTCAGACTTCCTGAAATCTACCCAATACAAAATTGTGGAGGCCATAACGCATCAGAAAAAACCAAGTGTTGATGAGATTGATGTTGATGATTCTACCCACATGGTTGCTgacagcatttttaaacatgcccTCGAGAAAGCTATGAAGAGAAAAGAGTTGGAGGCCCCTGGCAAAGATGTGCCTGACATTCAGGGCTTTCTTCTGGAAAGTATCAACAACCTTCTGTTCGACGTACTTTCTATAACATCAAAGAAAATCAGTGACATTTCAAAGTGTGATAAAGGGTCACTTGTTACACGAGAAACTGAAGTCCACTCCAAAGATTGTGAAGCTGCCATAAAACCAAGCAGGGAGACATTAAGCCAATTACAGAATCTCACTGCGTTCAGTCACCCTGAGAATTGTGAGCACCAGAACAGTCTGCTTCACTGCACAGGTAAGCCGTTATCCTTTTCAGGGAAGAATAAAGAAGAAagtgtgctggaggaggaggataaAACAGGCTCACTGTGCTCTCCTAATGATAATGATCAGCAGAAAGTGTCTCTGATGACAGGCACCACCTCCCCCATCAAAGAAGGCCCTGACTTCCAGTTCCAGCCTTGCAAGAGCAACAGATCTCCAAACTCTACTGACCCAAAGTATCCTCCCACAGAGCTGTCCACCCAAATCGATTCATCAGCCAGTATTGACAGGCTCAAGGGCAGAGCagtgagagaaaatgaaagtaaatcTTCTGTGCTGACCCCTCAGCAATCACTGTCCTCTTCAGGGCCCGTGGTCACGTCAAAGACAGAAGAGGAGTTTGGATCCCCTGTGTCTTGTTTTGCAGATGATCTTGCGAGCACTGTGGTTTCCATGGCCACAGAACTTGCAGCAATTTGTTTGGAGAACTCAAGTGGGAAACAGCCCTGGTTCTGTGCCCTTAAAGGTGGGTCCGGGGTGGGACCAGAGGGTTATTTATTGCCCTGTCGCCCTTCAATAAGGAGGAAGGAGGTACAAAGCAGCACAGTGGTTACCAAGAAACACCGTCCACCACGTCTTAGTGAGATCAAGCGCAAAACAGAGGAGCAACCAGAGCTAATGGAGCGGCTGGTCAACCGGGTGATGGATGAGTCTGTGAATCCGGATGAGCCTCCTGACCCCTTTGCTGCATTTGCTTCTGAGGTCACTGCCAAGATCATGAGCTGCACAGAGTTCAATGTGGTGGACACCTCGAAAGCAGGTCAACCCCGAAACAGGCTGCAGTGTGAGCGCTGGAGCCGGGGGAAGGCAGCCAGCTATGAGAGTATCCCAGAGGAAGAACTCGATGCTTCAAATCTAGCTAAAACCCTGGGCCTAGGAGCACGGCTTGGTCAGAATCTGAGTCGCGGGAGTTCCATTTCTAAGCAGTCAAGCTGCGAGAGCATCACAGATGAGTTCTCCAGGTTCATGGTAAACCAGATGGAAAGTGAGGGCCGTGGCTTTGACCTGCTTCTGGACTACTATGCAGGAAAGAATGCCAGCAGCATCTTGAATTCAGCTGTACAACAGGTGGTGAGCAGAAAGAATGGTCACCTTAATGTGAGGTCCACTTGTGTATCTAagcagtccagcacagagagcaTCACAGAGGAATTCTATAGGTTCATGCTCAGAGATATGGACAAGGAGAACAGAGACTATAGCATGACCAAAACTAAAGAGTGGAGTAATAGCCTGTTGCCTCCATCTCCAAGGTCACCCTTTTGCATTCGGCAGTCCTCCATGCCAGATCGGCGATCATCTGACTCCAGGTTGACTGTAAACTCTCCCATCAAGGCTAACTCTTTTGATGGCTTTGCTCGAAATGTGCGCGGGGACACCCTCAATATCTACCCTGCAAGCTCAGTGTCTGCAGCAGGCTTATGCAAGTCAGACTCCTGCCTCTACCAGAGAGGTCAGACGGATCAGATCACAGATATGCTCATTCATGAAACCTGGTCCAACTCCATTGAATCCCTAATGAGAAAGAACAAGATCATTGCGGATCCAGAGGACAGCGAGGACCTGGAGGGGCTGGGTGACTCACAGCCACATGTTGAGCTTTTCGCCAACCGCTTAGCAGCTGACATTGTGGAGAGCGGGAAGTCAGTACTTGGCGGTCAGCTGGAGGGCACGGTTGAACGGAAGTCCCTgccagtgggagagagaaggaggggttTTAAACAGTCAAGGCCTGGCTCAGGCAAAAGCAGGTCCAGCCAGGACCCGCTAACCAGCACTTGGGGGAGTGACTCTGTCTGCATGACACCGCCAAGGGTCCACAGGGAAGTCCCTCTGATCCACATTGAGGGAGATCAAAGGGATGAGCTCACAGAGCGTGCTGAGAAGACCCAATCACACCCTGGAGAGACAGTCCCGGTAATCCCTCCTCAGAGGAGCATGGAGAGAGCTCCAGTGCGCCACAGCAG CAGTGAAAGTGAGGGGACAGCAGTGTGCACAttgggggggcaggaggagctcTCTCTTAGTGCTGGCAGTGAGGAGAGCACAGGAAGTTGGTCACAGATCGCCCCTGACGACGACCCCCAGGAAGAGACCAGTAGCTTTATCCAGCTGAGCGAGGG GAATGGAAACAGCAGTGCATCCAGTCTGGGCGTGGCAGACATGGAAGCCTTTTCTGAAATGCCTCCAAGTAGACTGATCAG tGAAACAACCGAGAAGAAGAGATCTCTGAAGGGGAGTCTGGAGAATGTGGATG AGGGCATCTCAGGACTGTCAGTGGGGGGCAGCAGCAGTCACAGGGAGCTGCTGGTGGTGAACTGTGATCTGGAGCCTGAGGGTGTGGACTCGGAGCTGCGAGCGACCTTGCAGTGGATTGCTGCGTCTCAGCTGGGAATGCCAGTGGTCTACTTCAGGAGGTCtgaagagagacagatggagaag TTCCTGGAGGTGGTGCACTTTGTAAATCTGAAGTcctggagagtgagagagctctTCAGCGCTGTGGTGCAATACTGTAACCTGCAGGAGGAAGGTGGGGGCCATTTTGTGTGCAGCCTGTTTGACTGGCTGCTGAAGACTCATTAG